A genomic segment from Diospyros lotus cultivar Yz01 chromosome 5, ASM1463336v1, whole genome shotgun sequence encodes:
- the LOC127802732 gene encoding cycloartenol-C-24-methyltransferase has protein sequence MSRAGALDLATGVGGEIDKGEVLAAVEKYEKYHGYYGGEEKERKENYTDMVNKYYDLVTSFYEYGWGESFHFAPRWKGESLKESIKRHEHFLALQLGLKPGHKVLDVGCGIGGPLREISEFSMTSVTGLNNNEYQITRGKALNRNAGVDKTCDFVKADFMKMPFPDNSFDAVYAIEATCHAPDPVGCYKEIYRVLKPGQCFAAYEWCMTNSYDPNNTEHQKIKAEIELGNGLPDVRLTGQCIEALKQAGFVVIWDKDLAADSPVPWYLPLDKSHFSLSSFRLTAVGRFVTKNMVMALEYVGLAPKGSQRVQAFLEKAAEGLVDGGRKEIFTPMYFFLARKPHTDSQ, from the exons ATGTCGAGAGCCGGAGCCTTGGATCTCGCCACTGGCGTCGGCGGAGAGATTGATAAAGGGGAAGTTCTCGCCGCCGTGGAGAA GTATGAGAAGTATCATGGCTACTATGGAGGTGAAGAGAAGGAGAGAAAGGAGAACTACACTGACATG GTGAACAAATATTATGATCTTGTGACCAGCTTCTATGAATATGGCTGGGGAGAGTCATTTCATTTTGCTCCCAG ATGGAAAGGGGAGTCTCTTAAAGAGAGCATTAAACGACATGAGCACTTCCTTGCTTTACAGTTAGGCCTAAAGCCTGGACATAAG GTGTTGGATGTTGGGTGTGGAATTGGTGGACCATTACGTGAAATCTCTGAGTTCAG CATGACATCAGTTACAGGACTGAACAACAATGAATATCAGATAACAAGAGGAAAG GCACTTAACCGCAATGCAGGAGTTGATAAGACTTGTGACTTTGTGAAA GCAGATTTCATGAAAATGCCATTTCCTGACAATAGTTTTGATGCAGTGTATGCAATTGAGGCTACGTGTCATGCTCCAGATCCG GTTGGCTGCTACAAAGAGATCTATAGAGTATTGAAGCCGGGCCAGTGTTTTGCTGCGTATGAGTGGTGCATGACTAATTCCTATGATCCCAATAACACAGAACACCAGAAAATCAAG GCAGAAATTGAGCTCGGTAATGGACTCCCGGATGTGAGGCTTACGGGACAATGTATTGAAGCTTTGAAGCAAGCTGGTTTTGTA GTTATATGGGACAAAGATCTTGCAGCCGACTCACCTGTCCCTTGGTACCTGCCTTTGGACAAAAGTCATTTCTCACTGAGTAGCTTCCGTCTAACGGCTGTTGGACGTTTTGTAACCAAAAACATG GTCATGGCTCTAGAATATGTCGGACTTGCCCCTAAGGGAAGTCAGAGGGTTCAAGCTTTCTTGGAGAAAGCCGCAGAAGGGCTAGTTGATGGTGGAAG
- the LOC127800975 gene encoding cytochrome b5 domain-containing protein RLF has protein sequence MESDDDFTFYPVALPTHGDGQELHDAVPDMSRVTIEDESTSAFGFKHGRGPLWKDNLSSNAILKEEANVGSLSFNVIDMSPQDRLTKDPKPGDGQKLHRVVPDTGGITIKDESTSYSGFKKRSGILWKDKLSSNAILKEEANVGSLSFNVIDTSPQDRLTKVPKPVASEDTGNSIRSSQQQNTTARKPAPRAKVPFEKGYSQMDWLKLTRTHPDLAGLKGQSNRRLIPMSEVKEHQNGGEMWTVLKGRVYNIAPYMKFHPGGVDMLMKAVGKDCTSLFNKYHAWVNADALLEKCLVGLLDGH, from the exons ATGGAAAGCGACGACGATTTCACATTTTATCCG GTTGCTTTGCCTACTCATGGAGATGGTCAAGAGTTGCATGATGCTGTGCCAGATATGAGCAGGGTCACTATAGAAGATGAGTCTACAAGTGCCTTTGGCTTTAAGCATGGTCGTGGTCCTCTGTGGAAAGATAATTTATCAAGCAATGCCATTTTGAAGGAGGAGGCTAATGTTGGTTctttgtcttttaatgttattgaCATGTCCCCACAAGACAGGTTGACTAAAGATCCAAAACCTGGAGATGGTCAAAAGTTGCATAGGGTTGTGCCAGATACTGGTGGCATCACTATAAAGGACGAGTCTACAAGTTATTCTGGCTTTAAAAAGCGTAGCGGTATTTTGTGGAAAGATAAGTTATCAAGCAATGCCATTCTGAAGGAGGAGGCCAATGTTGGTTctttgtcttttaatgttattgaCACTTCTCCTCAAGACCGGTTGACCAAAGTTCCAAAACCAGTAGCATCTGAAGACACTGGAAACTCAATTAGAAGTTCACAGCAACAGAACACCACTGCTAGAAAGCCTGCTCCCCGTGCCAAGGTTCCTTTTGAGAAGGGTTATAGCCAAATGGACTGGCTTAAGCTTACTCGAACTCATCCTGATCTTGCTG GATTGAAGGGACAATCAAATAGGAGGCTTATACCCATGAGTGAAGTCAAAGAACACCAAAATGGAGGTGAAATGTGGACTGTTCTTAAAGGACGTGTATACAATATAGCTCCATACATGAAATTTCATCCAGGAG GTGTTGATATGCTGATGAAGGCAGTTGGAAAGGACTGCACATCTTTATTCA ataaatacCATGCTTGGGTGAATGCTGATGCCTTGTTGGAGAAGTGCCTTGTGGGTCTTTTAGATGGCCATTGA
- the LOC127801027 gene encoding ferredoxin-thioredoxin reductase, variable chain-like gives MNSPTFFSPAATSSLNHRPNPLLSTPSAHGTSFHRRPPHLVPGGAARRPALPPVRASDSTTPAAASSSGAVAVLADEEEKAAEGKIGARVRVKVPLKVYHVPKVPEMDLCGMEGVLKHYVGVWKGKRISANLPYKVQFITEVEGRGPVKFFAHIKEDEFEYLD, from the coding sequence ATGAATTCTCCTACCTTCTTCTCTCCCGCTGCGACCTCCTCCCTCAATCACCGTCCTAATCCACTCCTCAGCACTCCTTCCGCCCACGGGACCTCGTTTCACAGGCGGCCGCCTCATTTGGTCCCCGGCGGAGCCGCCCGGAGACCCGCGTTGCCGCCGGTGAGGGCGTCAGATTCGACCACTCCGGCCGCGGCGTCTTCGTCCGGGGCCGTGGCGGTGCTGGCGGACGAGGAGGAGAAGGCGGCCGAGGGGAAGATCGGGGCCAGGGTTAGGGTTAAGGTGCCGTTGAAGGTTTACCACGTGCCGAAGGTGCCGGAGATGGATTTGTGTGGAATGGAGGGGGTTTTGAAGCATTACGTTGGGGTGTGGAAGGGGAAGCGGATCTCGGCCAATCTTCCGTACAAAGTTCAGTTCATCACGGAGGTGGAGGGTCGAGGACCGGTCAAGTTCTTCGCGCATATTAAGGAAGATGAGTTTGAATATCTTGATTGA